In the genome of Haloferax mediterranei ATCC 33500, one region contains:
- a CDS encoding ParA family protein produces the protein MSRAVSVCLLKGGIGKSTTSINLARELAHRGSNVLLVDLDPNGHATTGLGFGEEFYSEAHLGDVLLDDADTEPRELILETGFEIDLLPSNDRIEQVESDLGGVMMGSARLKQRVVDPLLGDEYDYVVVDCPAARGKLNDNALYATQNLVLPMRPESGALSGLEKTVKRLIQPAREHFDLEILAVVPTDLRDRIDHDRPTRRLIEALVSKPNIASKLPNFAYTDPSFFEAIDNGSWDDDLPKPGIRHRSAIDASIRDHMPLRDYDSSCDQLECYDELAQIIENGEVNR, from the coding sequence ATGTCACGCGCAGTCAGTGTCTGTCTACTCAAAGGCGGTATCGGCAAATCGACGACCTCCATCAACCTCGCACGCGAACTTGCCCACCGAGGAAGCAACGTACTGCTCGTCGACTTGGACCCGAACGGTCACGCAACGACTGGGCTCGGGTTCGGCGAGGAGTTCTATTCGGAGGCACATCTCGGGGATGTACTTCTGGACGATGCAGACACCGAACCACGGGAACTCATTTTGGAGACCGGTTTCGAAATCGACCTCCTCCCGTCGAACGACCGTATCGAACAAGTCGAGTCCGACCTCGGTGGCGTAATGATGGGGTCTGCGCGCCTCAAACAGCGCGTGGTCGACCCGCTTCTCGGTGACGAGTACGATTACGTCGTCGTGGATTGCCCTGCTGCACGAGGGAAACTCAACGACAACGCCCTATACGCGACACAAAATCTTGTGTTGCCGATGCGCCCAGAATCTGGGGCGCTTTCGGGTCTCGAAAAGACGGTAAAGCGTCTGATTCAGCCCGCACGGGAGCACTTCGACCTCGAAATTCTCGCGGTCGTCCCGACCGACCTTCGCGACCGAATCGACCACGACCGACCGACTCGACGACTCATCGAAGCACTCGTTTCCAAACCAAACATCGCATCGAAGCTCCCGAACTTCGCGTACACGGACCCGTCGTTCTTCGAAGCGATCGACAACGGCTCGTGGGACGACGACCTTCCGAAGCCCGGAATCCGCCACCGGTCGGCCATCGACGCCTCGATTCGCGACCACATGCCCCTCCGAGACTACGACAGTTCGTGTGACCAACTCGAGTGCTACGACGAACTCGCCCAAATCATCGAAAACGGGGAGGTCAACCGATGA
- a CDS encoding spermidine synthase gives MSNSRTDTGTLLALTFVVSFCSFAYEFVYSELLTVMYGGTVTQYVITVGLYFFSLGIGAALSDDLDAADLGGNFFRTEVFLAAAAPAGFLLIVGLNSVRIPQSVPPELIWTVARLPVVVVGFLSGFELPLLTHMVDELEDGETAMPVWIQNACNRVHNTVVKGLGTVWSVERTDGRRSGLSVVLAMDYVGGLVGAVIYARVLYPGLGLIPTIFVLALLNGVAALVFVTYFGDWSRWPVTDKWSWRSVNENSQSSTRALSVGHVSKTLLVVCLVLTASYAGVVAKHETADEQLSQLYLEQQTENKYPPGAMRANVVSQGTTTYQHVIRYNRTWTGTGPNPHFTGKTEQCLRLGSAIQLCESWADSYHQGLVDVPMSLVEPGPETKVLVVGGGDWIAIDHLRKYNVTVDHVDLDGEFMQQTKTDPFFRKWHDDAYEYDRLNTTTADGYRYLQESNETYDLVLLDIPGATDDDLLTLYSAEFYSSIRNHLSDEGVVVTWGYSPDGYPQHHKAFINTVGAAGFTNQLSYWVREDIDSDGQSERIEQFYVFAPGDRQSLTGDGETAYVRKHREQYRTIEWHAVPRYRGVRVNSIFHPNYDILIDT, from the coding sequence ATGTCCAACTCACGAACTGACACCGGAACGCTCCTTGCGCTCACATTCGTCGTTTCATTCTGTAGCTTCGCCTACGAGTTCGTCTACTCCGAACTCTTGACAGTGATGTACGGCGGAACCGTGACGCAGTACGTCATCACGGTTGGCTTGTATTTCTTCAGCCTCGGTATCGGCGCAGCGCTCTCCGACGACCTCGATGCCGCAGACCTCGGCGGGAACTTCTTCCGAACGGAGGTGTTTCTCGCCGCCGCCGCACCCGCAGGTTTCCTGCTCATCGTCGGTCTCAATAGCGTCAGAATCCCGCAGTCGGTTCCGCCTGAACTCATCTGGACAGTCGCCCGTCTTCCCGTCGTCGTCGTCGGGTTCCTCTCGGGATTCGAGCTGCCGCTTTTGACTCACATGGTCGACGAACTCGAAGACGGGGAGACAGCGATGCCGGTGTGGATTCAAAATGCCTGCAACCGAGTTCACAATACCGTCGTCAAGGGTCTCGGGACCGTCTGGTCCGTCGAGCGAACCGATGGGCGGCGGAGTGGACTATCGGTCGTGCTGGCGATGGACTACGTCGGCGGACTCGTCGGAGCTGTCATCTACGCTCGTGTCCTCTATCCCGGTCTCGGGCTCATCCCGACGATATTCGTGTTGGCCCTGCTGAACGGGGTTGCCGCACTCGTGTTTGTCACCTACTTCGGGGATTGGTCTCGGTGGCCAGTCACTGATAAGTGGTCTTGGCGGTCAGTCAATGAGAACTCGCAGTCGTCTACCCGCGCCCTCTCTGTTGGCCACGTCTCGAAGACGCTCCTCGTCGTCTGTCTCGTGCTAACCGCGTCATACGCGGGCGTGGTCGCGAAACACGAAACTGCGGACGAGCAACTGTCGCAACTCTACTTGGAACAACAGACCGAGAACAAGTATCCACCGGGTGCGATGCGTGCAAACGTCGTCTCGCAGGGGACGACCACGTACCAGCACGTTATCCGATACAATCGCACCTGGACCGGGACCGGTCCGAATCCACACTTCACCGGGAAGACTGAGCAGTGTCTTCGCTTAGGCTCAGCAATACAACTGTGTGAAAGCTGGGCGGACAGCTATCATCAGGGTCTCGTCGATGTACCTATGTCGTTGGTTGAACCCGGCCCGGAGACGAAGGTTCTCGTCGTCGGTGGCGGGGACTGGATTGCTATCGACCACCTCCGGAAGTACAACGTCACCGTTGACCACGTCGACCTTGATGGAGAGTTCATGCAGCAGACGAAGACTGACCCGTTCTTCCGGAAGTGGCACGACGACGCCTACGAATACGACCGGTTGAACACGACGACGGCGGACGGATATCGATACCTCCAAGAGTCGAACGAGACGTACGACCTCGTTCTTCTCGATATCCCCGGAGCGACCGACGACGACCTGCTCACGCTCTATTCGGCGGAGTTCTACAGTTCGATTCGAAACCACCTCTCTGATGAGGGCGTCGTCGTGACGTGGGGCTACTCTCCCGACGGGTATCCGCAGCATCACAAAGCCTTCATCAACACGGTCGGTGCCGCCGGATTCACGAACCAGCTTTCGTACTGGGTTCGAGAAGACATCGATTCGGACGGGCAATCCGAACGCATCGAGCAGTTCTACGTGTTCGCTCCGGGCGACCGCCAATCACTGACCGGCGACGGTGAAACAGCCTACGTCCGGAAGCATCGCGAGCAGTACCGCACTATCGAGTGGCACGCAGTCCCCCGCTACCGCGGTGTGCGAGTGAATTCCATCTTCCATCCGAACTACGACATCCTCATCGACACCTAA
- a CDS encoding DUF2617 family protein, whose translation MPSPTPPESPTVPHSSETPTAPHSSETPTAPHSSETPTALYFGYTTEVPNLASVEIKTVHPETLLDSPAVFTVIGESHYVGLPALDFHELCSCKPLPSEQTHETPLAVGAEHEFHFESNRLDAQTTVEGKSLDAFPGPDDATVAYRFGPDAWTTIHVASSGDGYETYHTYPEYDLALYTETNLTPTSSGVAGPATETTNQTTKPQR comes from the coding sequence ATGCCCTCTCCAACACCCCCCGAATCACCGACAGTACCGCACTCCTCTGAGACACCGACAGCACCGCACTCCTCTGAGACACCGACAGCACCGCACTCCTCCGAGACACCGACAGCACTGTACTTCGGCTATACCACCGAGGTTCCAAATCTGGCGTCTGTCGAAATCAAGACAGTCCATCCGGAGACGTTGCTGGACTCACCCGCGGTGTTCACCGTTATCGGTGAGTCTCATTACGTCGGTCTCCCGGCGTTGGACTTCCACGAACTGTGTTCGTGCAAGCCGCTCCCGTCGGAACAGACCCACGAAACACCATTAGCCGTCGGTGCCGAACACGAATTCCACTTCGAAAGCAACCGCCTCGACGCGCAAACGACGGTCGAAGGGAAGTCACTTGACGCATTCCCCGGCCCTGACGACGCGACGGTTGCCTACCGGTTCGGTCCCGATGCGTGGACTACAATTCACGTTGCTTCGTCCGGAGACGGCTACGAGACGTACCACACCTATCCGGAGTACGACCTCGCACTGTACACGGAGACGAACCTTACACCGACCTCCTCTGGCGTAGCCGGACCCGCTACCGAAACCACGAACCAGACCACGAAACCACAACGATGA
- a CDS encoding pentapeptide repeat-containing protein codes for MSSSTCRYTFDPSIQTDAHLQTTWECPHEAHSESEYCVFHMSRDERTTLDVSGDDIVEELRANLQSPDTRVNEYVGADLPHLSLTYQDINGATNHVLNFQHANIEGLDLTHGKLEQGLILREATIGRLKLKEAVLTGTVDAQHLTVRDEVTTNEATFEQEVWFDNAVFHGDVHCDETTFLADTSFADTTFHGAANFRNIQTSGSSHVLDDHITFADATFRDDASFRQATFDYVTFERAQFTAGSDFEHVRFDGDARFDDATFQEMADFDEARFDDDVSFAHVRFMQLAEFRGVEFNGGSRTTHDDVTFEGATFEGEADYKLAHFRFSDFKDAVFKGAVNFDRATFTARTDCHRLQVSGELDLSFSTFHGGANFDDSTFQDDIIADGTTFGGDASFENVAFETRARFKEARFEEDVSFRSTAFHGPAEFRGALFEGEMQHLEANASFNEAVFEDVAEFEAANFTTASFWETTFHEQSNFRSSVFHGTARFRVRNGERDTYLDFTDATICGGTISQVSGEATPYDFTRATIGDLQLEGDGNEHELLDHFRFCLTEFDCFDFSDHHGYLERNDWTIHDFVGNTATGQFAVEMDHEIIEETYRKAQDSADAVGDTPASREFEFKRYYYNRKKNFDIIINEYSLNVWARGKKVASVGLNLLMQVTCGYGNRLPRIAAFTFFLPALFGLFYAAGGPFLTQAGSVFDPTAVDKTALEVLFDNVYYSYISFSTVGYGDINPLGPGARVLAASQGMLNGLFFTLLTFTLFKRVLGGN; via the coding sequence ATGTCTTCCTCTACGTGTCGATACACGTTCGACCCATCGATACAGACGGACGCACACCTACAAACGACGTGGGAATGTCCACACGAAGCCCACTCCGAAAGTGAGTACTGTGTGTTCCACATGAGCCGAGACGAACGTACGACACTCGATGTCTCCGGGGACGACATTGTCGAGGAACTCCGTGCCAATCTCCAATCCCCGGATACCCGCGTCAACGAGTACGTCGGCGCGGACCTTCCGCACCTCTCGCTGACCTATCAGGATATCAACGGAGCGACCAACCACGTGCTGAACTTTCAGCACGCGAATATCGAGGGGCTGGACCTCACACACGGCAAACTCGAACAGGGGTTGATTCTCCGGGAAGCGACTATCGGTCGACTCAAACTCAAAGAGGCCGTCCTCACGGGAACGGTCGATGCACAACACCTGACGGTCCGTGACGAGGTGACGACCAACGAAGCGACCTTCGAGCAGGAAGTCTGGTTCGATAACGCGGTCTTTCACGGAGACGTTCACTGCGACGAAACGACGTTCTTGGCCGACACAAGCTTCGCTGACACAACATTCCACGGGGCCGCGAACTTTCGAAATATCCAGACGAGCGGGAGCAGCCACGTGTTAGACGACCATATCACGTTCGCCGATGCGACGTTCCGCGACGACGCGAGTTTCCGACAGGCGACGTTCGACTACGTCACGTTCGAACGAGCGCAGTTTACGGCCGGCTCCGATTTCGAGCACGTCAGGTTCGACGGCGACGCCCGATTCGACGACGCGACGTTTCAGGAGATGGCCGACTTCGACGAAGCGCGGTTCGACGACGACGTGAGTTTCGCCCACGTTCGGTTCATGCAGTTGGCCGAATTTCGAGGTGTCGAGTTCAACGGCGGTAGTCGGACGACACACGACGACGTGACGTTCGAAGGAGCGACGTTCGAGGGTGAAGCCGACTACAAACTCGCTCACTTCCGCTTTTCGGACTTTAAAGACGCGGTGTTCAAAGGAGCGGTCAACTTCGACCGTGCGACGTTCACCGCGCGCACCGATTGCCACCGCTTGCAGGTTTCCGGCGAACTCGATCTCTCGTTTTCGACGTTCCACGGCGGTGCTAACTTCGACGACAGCACGTTCCAAGACGACATCATCGCCGACGGGACAACATTTGGCGGGGATGCCTCGTTCGAGAACGTTGCGTTCGAAACCCGAGCGCGATTCAAGGAGGCGAGATTTGAAGAGGACGTAAGCTTCCGAAGCACGGCGTTCCACGGGCCAGCGGAGTTCCGAGGGGCGCTGTTCGAAGGCGAGATGCAACATCTCGAAGCGAACGCCTCTTTCAACGAAGCCGTCTTCGAGGATGTCGCCGAGTTCGAAGCCGCGAACTTTACGACCGCATCGTTCTGGGAGACGACGTTCCACGAACAGTCGAACTTCCGCAGTTCGGTGTTTCACGGAACTGCACGATTCCGAGTCCGTAACGGCGAGCGCGACACGTACCTCGACTTTACCGACGCGACAATCTGCGGTGGCACGATTTCGCAGGTTTCCGGTGAGGCGACGCCGTACGACTTCACTCGTGCGACCATCGGCGACCTCCAACTCGAAGGCGACGGGAACGAACACGAACTGCTCGACCACTTCCGTTTCTGTCTCACCGAGTTCGATTGTTTCGACTTCAGCGACCACCACGGCTATCTCGAACGGAACGACTGGACGATTCACGATTTCGTCGGTAACACCGCCACCGGCCAGTTTGCCGTCGAGATGGACCACGAAATCATCGAGGAGACCTACAGGAAAGCACAGGACAGCGCGGATGCGGTCGGTGACACGCCCGCGAGTCGAGAGTTCGAATTCAAGCGCTACTACTACAATCGAAAGAAGAACTTCGACATCATCATCAACGAGTATTCGCTGAACGTGTGGGCACGCGGCAAGAAGGTCGCGAGCGTGGGTCTCAATCTCCTGATGCAGGTGACGTGTGGCTACGGGAATCGGCTTCCACGAATCGCCGCGTTCACGTTCTTCCTCCCGGCGCTATTCGGGTTGTTCTACGCCGCCGGCGGCCCGTTCCTGACGCAAGCAGGGAGCGTCTTCGACCCGACTGCAGTCGATAAGACCGCGCTCGAAGTCCTCTTCGACAACGTCTACTACAGTTACATCAGCTTCAGTACGGTCGGGTACGGCGACATCAACCCGCTCGGACCGGGCGCACGAGTCCTCGCCGCGAGTCAGGGGATGTTGAACGGGTTGTTCTTCACCCTGCTCACGTTCACGCTGTTCAAGCGGGTGCTCGGCGGGAACTAA
- a CDS encoding helix-turn-helix domain-containing protein: MAEPKHEKELLHLSLEVWHPDCWGIVSTAEAGSGLIGHGAAVEGDSAYERCTIYGDSREHVTQAIEVAHEISFINHIEPIGGAASEGALPSAIGRATQDVFIEYVANEGIGSAFLTRGVLVDSSYRIEDGVETWNLLAHTTRSSLGRLLDEIREERNADISLTKISPASEPMQPPDPGETELLTPRQREAVNLARERGYYNWPREITARELASELDVSKTTFLEHLRKAEAKLMGNRE; the protein is encoded by the coding sequence ATGGCCGAACCGAAACACGAGAAAGAACTCCTTCACCTCTCGCTCGAAGTATGGCACCCCGACTGTTGGGGTATCGTCTCCACGGCCGAAGCAGGCAGTGGTCTCATCGGCCACGGTGCGGCAGTCGAGGGTGACTCGGCGTACGAACGCTGTACGATTTACGGGGACTCACGCGAGCACGTCACGCAAGCAATCGAAGTCGCACACGAGATTTCGTTTATCAACCATATCGAACCGATTGGTGGGGCCGCAAGCGAGGGTGCTCTTCCGTCTGCAATCGGACGTGCCACACAGGACGTCTTTATCGAGTACGTCGCAAACGAGGGTATCGGGTCCGCGTTCTTGACCCGCGGCGTGCTCGTCGATAGTTCGTATCGAATCGAGGACGGGGTCGAAACCTGGAATCTCCTCGCGCATACGACTCGGTCGTCACTCGGCCGACTGCTCGACGAAATCCGAGAGGAGCGCAACGCCGATATCTCGCTCACAAAAATCTCGCCGGCATCAGAGCCGATGCAACCACCGGACCCGGGGGAGACGGAACTGCTCACCCCGCGACAACGCGAGGCGGTGAATTTGGCTCGGGAACGTGGCTACTACAATTGGCCGCGAGAAATCACGGCGCGCGAGTTGGCCAGCGAACTCGATGTCTCGAAGACGACGTTTCTCGAACACTTGCGGAAGGCGGAAGCGAAACTGATGGGGAATCGAGAGTGA
- a CDS encoding aspartate/glutamate racemase family protein, with product MSGLHRDEPRTIGILGGMSSQSTVEYYRLIDDTINDIHGGHYTGDIVIRSVNFADIEGFIQAERWDEAGAYLAEAAHDLEAGGADFVLLATNTMHKVAPSIVDALSVPLVHIVDVAADAIRAAGIDTVGVLGTQATMQGDFYRDRFADHGIDIVVPDRQHRPEVDRIIFEELTKGEIRDESRDYYLEVIDNLVAQGAEGIVLGCTEIELLVDQSDRPETPLFDTTALHVERAVEYSLSADAEVRSVSGNCF from the coding sequence ATGTCTGGTCTCCACCGCGATGAACCACGGACAATCGGCATCCTTGGCGGGATGAGTAGCCAATCGACGGTCGAATACTACCGACTCATCGACGACACAATCAACGACATTCATGGCGGACACTACACCGGAGACATCGTGATTCGAAGCGTCAACTTCGCCGATATCGAGGGTTTCATTCAGGCGGAACGGTGGGACGAGGCCGGAGCGTATCTCGCCGAGGCCGCACACGACCTCGAAGCAGGCGGTGCCGACTTTGTCCTTCTGGCAACCAACACGATGCACAAAGTCGCGCCCTCCATTGTCGACGCCCTCTCTGTTCCGCTCGTCCACATCGTCGACGTCGCCGCGGACGCCATCCGCGCCGCCGGTATCGACACCGTCGGCGTCCTCGGAACTCAAGCGACGATGCAGGGGGATTTCTACCGTGACCGATTCGCCGACCACGGTATCGACATCGTCGTCCCCGACCGACAGCACCGTCCGGAAGTGGACCGAATCATCTTCGAGGAGTTGACCAAAGGCGAGATTCGAGACGAGTCCCGAGATTACTATCTCGAAGTTATCGACAACCTCGTTGCGCAGGGTGCCGAGGGAATCGTACTCGGTTGCACGGAAATCGAACTGCTCGTCGACCAATCGGACAGGCCGGAAACGCCGCTGTTCGACACGACCGCCCTTCACGTTGAGCGTGCCGTCGAGTACAGTCTGAGCGCCGACGCCGAAGTGAGGTCAGTGAGCGGAAACTGCTTCTGA
- a CDS encoding ABC transporter permease subunit translates to MRQIYHVARADFLQRVRSSRLVALLAFVIYLGYLVNTGTIDLVFQQSVAGGGLGNYRGVNNAAWIGAKAGLTGSFFVVFFGFYLVKNGLARDRSTEVSELLASMPISNSRYLLGKWLSNGAYLGLIVSVLGLSTVVIHTVHGVGPTNPIKLLLPVVLLAVPTAFLIGGVALLVETVGLLNNTAGNVLYFFGTLALTMLFYGNGTVANGVVSGITGYFDPFGYTAVYVAMYDSVLSIAPNYTGGVPSFGAVFVEKTTFTWSGDGWPLWVYLQRAGMIVVGVGIAVFGNLTFNRFGPSKTESERTTSLLRRLLPERSSTESATEPPAPTEVTLTPVKTRTGGGLFRILLGEFRMTLSKLPWWWYLGAVGIIAASLIRSQSSGPLLLIALIWPIFVLSSMGVRAQRHRMQPLIFSSNSAYTQLLAEWVVGATLIAVLVGSSIGLTPLLTSTPVLLGYVAAILFVPSLALSAGIWSGKSELFEVLYLVIWFVGPANGIKPLVFTATTATALSTVIVIVYICLGLCLFVASFVHRSRQMV, encoded by the coding sequence ATGCGTCAGATTTACCACGTGGCCCGGGCCGACTTCCTCCAGCGAGTCCGTTCGAGCCGACTGGTTGCTTTATTGGCGTTTGTCATCTATCTCGGCTATCTCGTCAACACCGGGACCATCGATCTCGTCTTTCAACAGTCCGTGGCTGGTGGCGGCCTCGGCAACTACCGCGGAGTGAATAACGCGGCCTGGATTGGAGCTAAAGCAGGGTTGACGGGGAGCTTCTTCGTGGTGTTCTTTGGCTTCTATCTAGTCAAGAATGGTCTCGCTCGTGACCGATCCACAGAGGTCAGTGAACTCCTCGCCTCGATGCCAATCTCGAACTCCCGATATCTGTTGGGGAAGTGGCTGAGTAATGGGGCATACCTGGGGTTGATTGTCAGCGTGCTTGGACTGTCAACCGTCGTGATACATACCGTACACGGCGTCGGCCCCACCAACCCGATCAAACTGCTCTTGCCGGTCGTACTATTGGCGGTCCCGACTGCCTTTTTGATTGGCGGGGTTGCGCTGCTAGTCGAGACCGTTGGACTCCTAAACAACACCGCTGGCAACGTCCTCTACTTTTTCGGCACGCTCGCGCTCACGATGCTTTTTTATGGTAATGGGACGGTGGCAAACGGCGTCGTGTCCGGGATAACCGGCTACTTCGACCCGTTCGGGTACACCGCGGTCTACGTGGCAATGTACGATTCGGTTCTATCTATCGCCCCGAACTACACCGGCGGCGTACCGTCGTTCGGGGCGGTTTTCGTAGAGAAGACGACGTTTACCTGGAGTGGAGATGGATGGCCGCTGTGGGTATACCTACAGCGTGCCGGAATGATTGTCGTCGGGGTCGGTATCGCTGTCTTTGGAAACCTCACATTCAATAGATTCGGCCCGTCGAAAACAGAATCGGAGCGGACCACGTCACTGCTCCGACGGCTGTTGCCGGAGCGGTCGTCAACTGAGAGTGCTACCGAACCGCCAGCACCGACTGAGGTCACGCTTACGCCAGTCAAAACGCGAACCGGTGGTGGCCTCTTCCGAATCCTCCTTGGGGAGTTCCGTATGACCCTGTCCAAACTCCCCTGGTGGTGGTATCTGGGCGCAGTCGGAATTATTGCAGCCAGCTTAATCCGTTCACAGAGTAGCGGTCCACTCCTACTAATAGCACTTATCTGGCCAATATTCGTCCTGTCGTCAATGGGGGTTCGCGCACAGCGCCATCGTATGCAGCCGCTGATCTTCTCGTCTAACAGCGCGTACACGCAACTGCTCGCTGAGTGGGTTGTTGGGGCGACGCTCATTGCGGTACTGGTTGGGAGCAGTATCGGTCTTACCCCCCTGTTGACCTCGACACCAGTGCTATTGGGCTACGTAGCGGCGATACTCTTCGTTCCATCACTTGCTTTGAGTGCCGGCATCTGGAGCGGAAAATCGGAACTGTTCGAAGTGCTGTATCTCGTTATCTGGTTTGTCGGCCCGGCCAACGGAATAAAGCCGCTAGTGTTCACTGCAACGACAGCTACGGCCCTGTCAACAGTGATCGTTATTGTGTACATCTGTCTGGGTCTCTGCCTCTTCGTGGCTAGCTTCGTTCACCGATCTCGACAGATGGTTTGA
- a CDS encoding ABC transporter ATP-binding protein has product MSLTIQNLGKQYTEDVWGVRNIDLELDTGVHGLLGPNGAGKSSLMRMITTVMEPTKGSISWNGTDVLDSPGMVRSVLGYLPQDFGVYPDLTLEEFLEYVGALRSMDSKTVAARIDELVALTNLEQARDRKLKTFSGGMRQRAGIAQALLNDPGLLVVDEPTVGLDPEERVRFRNIISDLSSDRVVILSTHIVPDIEATANTIALLDDGKLLTHTDPESLIKTVEGKVYTYTTAQSNLDKIRSEQIISGTVSRSDGVELRVIAEEPPHEDARIVQPTLEDAYLWRVGPQVAR; this is encoded by the coding sequence ATGAGTCTCACAATACAAAACCTGGGGAAGCAATATACCGAAGATGTCTGGGGCGTTCGAAACATCGATCTTGAGTTAGATACCGGTGTTCACGGGCTTCTCGGGCCGAACGGCGCTGGAAAGTCTTCGCTCATGCGGATGATTACGACCGTTATGGAGCCGACAAAAGGGTCCATCAGCTGGAACGGCACGGACGTACTCGATTCGCCGGGGATGGTCCGGTCGGTTCTGGGCTACCTCCCACAGGATTTCGGTGTTTACCCCGACCTGACATTGGAGGAATTCCTCGAGTACGTCGGTGCGTTGCGGTCGATGGACTCGAAGACCGTGGCCGCCCGTATCGACGAACTGGTTGCGCTGACGAATCTGGAACAGGCCCGCGACCGCAAACTCAAGACCTTCTCCGGCGGGATGCGTCAGCGGGCGGGGATTGCCCAAGCGCTGCTCAACGATCCGGGACTGTTAGTAGTCGACGAACCGACAGTCGGTCTCGATCCGGAGGAGCGTGTCAGGTTCCGGAACATCATCTCCGATCTGTCGTCAGACCGGGTCGTGATTCTCTCGACACATATCGTACCGGACATCGAGGCCACAGCGAACACAATCGCGCTGCTGGACGACGGGAAACTGCTCACCCACACCGACCCAGAGTCACTAATCAAGACTGTCGAAGGGAAGGTCTACACGTACACCACTGCCCAGTCCAACCTCGACAAGATCCGGTCCGAGCAGATTATCTCGGGCACTGTCAGTCGCTCGGATGGTGTCGAACTCCGGGTAATAGCCGAGGAGCCACCGCATGAGGATGCACGTATTGTCCAGCCAACGCTTGAAGATGCCTACCTCTGGCGTGTTGGCCCACAGGTGGCCCGATAG
- a CDS encoding ABC transporter ATP-binding protein — translation MAHIELDTLTKHFGDVAAVKGIDLSVNDGEFLVFVGPSGCGKSTTLRMLAGLESITDGALTIGETVVNDLPPHERNVAMVFQNYALYPHMTAAENMTFGLDSNGLFNRSGDDEQVAEVAETLGITDLLDRKPKALSGGERQRVAIGRALLREPEVFLLDEPLSNLDAKLRVEMRTELLELHRELQTTTVYVTHDQTEAMTLGDRVAVLNDGQIEQVDPPQLLYDYPATRFVAEFIGSPAMNILPVDVLGRDGQFVVQHDGFEIPLPTTNELEAIAGSPAYFGVRPEDISLAASLPAEAATFEATVSVTEPLGESLLVHCEVGDTELKVKTEPRSTVSPGDSIEIGVDEERLHLFDEQGNAVYHSSPRQKAAGSVDSDESVTESSTESVAESNPVQP, via the coding sequence ATGGCACACATCGAACTCGATACACTCACGAAACACTTCGGCGACGTTGCGGCTGTCAAAGGCATCGACCTGTCGGTCAACGACGGGGAATTCCTCGTCTTCGTCGGCCCGTCCGGGTGCGGAAAGTCGACGACGTTGCGGATGCTTGCTGGTCTCGAATCCATCACTGACGGCGCGCTCACCATCGGGGAGACGGTCGTCAACGACCTGCCACCCCACGAGCGAAACGTGGCGATGGTGTTCCAGAACTACGCGCTCTATCCGCACATGACCGCCGCAGAGAACATGACGTTCGGCCTCGACTCGAACGGACTGTTCAACCGGTCGGGAGACGACGAGCAAGTCGCCGAAGTCGCCGAGACACTGGGTATCACCGACCTGCTAGACCGGAAACCGAAAGCACTCTCCGGGGGAGAGCGGCAGCGAGTCGCGATTGGGCGTGCGCTCCTGCGCGAACCTGAAGTGTTCCTCCTCGACGAACCACTGTCGAACCTCGATGCGAAACTGCGCGTCGAGATGCGGACCGAACTCCTCGAACTCCACCGAGAGTTGCAGACGACGACAGTCTACGTCACTCACGACCAGACCGAGGCGATGACGCTCGGCGACCGTGTCGCGGTCTTGAACGACGGCCAAATCGAGCAGGTCGACCCGCCGCAACTGCTGTATGACTACCCGGCGACGCGCTTCGTCGCCGAGTTCATCGGCAGTCCGGCGATGAACATTCTCCCGGTAGATGTGCTTGGTCGGGATGGCCAGTTCGTCGTCCAGCACGACGGCTTCGAGATTCCGCTGCCTACTACGAACGAACTGGAAGCCATCGCCGGGTCGCCGGCGTACTTCGGCGTCAGGCCCGAAGATATTTCGCTCGCGGCGTCGCTTCCGGCGGAGGCGGCGACGTTCGAAGCGACCGTCAGCGTGACAGAGCCGTTGGGCGAGTCGCTGCTCGTCCACTGCGAGGTCGGCGATACGGAACTAAAGGTGAAGACCGAACCGCGAAGTACAGTGTCGCCCGGAGACAGTATCGAAATCGGTGTCGACGAAGAGCGTCTACACCTGTTTGACGAACAGGGCAACGCAGTGTATCACTCGTCGCCGCGACAGAAGGCAGCAGGTTCGGTTGACTCTGACGAGTCGGTTACGGAGTCATCTACGGAGTCGGTCGCTGAGTCGAATCCAGTTCAGCCGTAG